The Oscillatoria salina IIICB1 nucleotide sequence TGGCTTGATTATTTGGATTCGGTGTCTGCTGAGGCTGTTGCTCTCTTACCTCGACATCCCCAAGGTTGGGAACCTTTGGCGGGTTTTTATCGTCGCTCTTGTTTACCACAAATAAATGATTTTGTCAACCAAGGAGGTAAGTCGTTTCAGAAGTGGTTAAAAGCAAATTATGTGCAAGAATTACCTGTGACAGACCCAAAAATGTTATTTAATTGCAATACACCAGCCGATTTCCAAGTGGCGCAGCGCCTGGTTCGGCCATCGCTGATTAACTAACTATAGCCCAAAATGTCCGATCCCCAAGCTTTCCCAGCCCAAATTACTGCTGATGGTTCTTTTACTTTCTTTTCCCCTGAGTTTCAGGAATCTTTTCACTCTCGCTCTGGTGCGAGATGGGAAGCGGAAAGCAAATTTGTCGAGCCTTGTCAACTCAGGGAAAAAGCTAAAAATAAAGAAGTATTGCAAGTTTTAGATATCTGCTATGGTTTAGGGTATAATTCAGCATCAGCTTTAGCAACAATTTGGGAAGTGAATCCGAAGTGTAAAGTGGAATTAATCGGTTTAGAACGAGATCCCCAAGTTCCCCAAGCCGCGATCGCGCAACAACTACTTAACCAATGGGATTCGCCCATTTCTCAATTATTAAGTGAATTAGCAAGAAAGTATCAGTTAGAAACCTCATTATTAGAAGCCAAACTACTAATTGGTGATGCTAGGTTAACCATTCAATCTTTAATTAATTTAGGTTTTCAAGCAGAGGCAATTTTTCTCGATCCCTTTTCACCACCCAAGTGTCCCCAACTCTGGACAGGAGACTTTCTAAAATTAGTTAGCAAATGCTTAAAACCTACAGGAATACTTGCGACTTATTCTTGTGCGGCATCGGTGAGAACCGCTTTACTTTTAGCAGGGTTAGAAATTGCTCCGACAGTAGCGGTAGGAAGAAATTCGCCAGGAACAGTTGCCAGTTTTAAGTTAGAAAATGCACCTTCGTTGTCTGAGCAAGAGCAGGAACATCTGCAAACTCGTGCCTCAATTCCCTATCGCGATCCAAGTTTAACAGATTCGGCAACAGTTATCGAACAGCGCCGTCAGCAAGAACAAGCAGCATCGAACAAAGAACCCACCTCTCACTGGAAAAAACGTTGGTTCAACCGTAGTTAACTCGACGCTTCAAAATCAAATAAGTATTATTCCTTATACATTTAGATAGATGAGCAAAAAAAAATTTAAGTTATTCTTAGCTACTAATAGGGAAAGTCGAGAGTTTCTGCCCCTAAGCAGAATTTAGATTTGCTACTTATTGGGGACAATCCAGAAAAAATTAAGATTTTTAACCGCGAACAACAAAAGTTCCGTAAAAAGCCCGATTACAAACTGAGGTACTTTTGTAGATACTTAAAAACAGATTTGAAAATTTTTTTATTATGAGTAACTTATCAGTAGTTTCCCTATTTAGCCCCCTATTGAAGGGTAACAAAGCTAGTATTAGCAAAGCTGAATCAGCCAAGGTATTGATTGTAGACGATCGCCCCTACAGCCGGATGACTGTAGTAGCAATGCTCTCAGCAGAAGATTACGAAATAATCGAAGCAGAAAGCGGTACGGTGGCGCTCGAAGCAGCAATTAATTCAAATCCAGATTTGATTTTGCTGGATTTAATGATGCCGCAGATGGATGGAATTGAAGTTTGTCGCGAATTAAAGCAAAATCAGCAAACACAGGCGATTCCAGTGATTTTCGCCACAGTGAGTCAAGAGCGACGCGATCGCCAAATTGCCTTAGATGCAGGAGCAGATGACGTTCTCACTAAACCGCTCGATCGCTTGCAACTTTTGGCGCGAATGAAAACTCTGATCGAGCAGAAACGCCTGAAAGAAGATTTAAGCGAAACCGAACGAGTGTTATTCTCGATCGCTAGAGCGATCGAAAGTCGCGACTCGGAAACCCCTTCTCGAGAAGATCCCTGTGCGAAACTAATCGCGATCGCTCAAGGCTTTGGTGAATTTTTGCACTTAAGTCCGGCAGAAATTCAGGATTTAATGTCAGCCGCTCACCTTCACGATATCGGCAAAGTGGGCATTCCTGACTCGATCCTACTCAAAAAAGGCGAATTAACTGCTGAAGAACGTGAACTCGTTAAACAGCACGTTTTAATTGGCGAACAAATTTGTCAACCTTTACGCAAATTGCGGGGAGTACTACCAATTATTCGGCATCACCACGAACGTTGGGACGGTAGCGGTTATCCTGATAATTTGGCAGGAAATGATATTCCTTGGTTAGCCCAAGTGTTTCAGATGGTCGATATCTATGATGCTTTAACCCGCAAACGCCCTTACAAAAAGGCTTATACTTCCGCACAAGCTTTAGAAATTATCACTGAAGAAACAAGCAACGGCTGGCGCAATCCTGTACTAGCAGACAAGTTTAAATTATTTGTGCAAACTAGGGAGCAAGAAGAAAATTCTGTTACTCGTCCAAGCGATCTTAGTGTCGTTCCTCAGTTCCAGCAAAGTTTTACAACTTCGAGAACGAACAATTTACGCGTTGCTTTTAGTTAAACATTTACAGCGCGAGATTCTCAACTTAGCGTTTCGCGAAGACATCCGATTAGGTTATATTAATTCTAGAGATTCAGACTGGACATGAATGTGTAAGACCAAAGTTGGCTTGCTAATTGAGGCAGTATTCAGCCCCTAAATCCTCGTGCATTTATGCCGAGTACTTATAAAACTCCAGTTGAAGAAAGTGACATAACAAGGTAATGGTAGCGGTAGCAATTTTGGCAGCAGGACGCGGGACAAGAATGAAATCTGACTTGCCCAAGGTCTTACATTCTTTAGGCGGGCGATCGCTGGTCGAATGCGCCCTAAACAGTTGTTTACTAGTAAATCCGAAAAAACGTTTGGTTATCGTTGGCTATCAAGCAGAACGAGTCAAACAGGCACTTACTCATTTTGACAAAATTGAATTTGTTGAACAAACTGAGCAATTAGGTACGGGTCATGCTATTCAACAGCTTCTACCTCATTTAGAGGGCTATACAGGCGATCTTTTGGTTCTCAATGGGGATGTGCCTCTGTTACGCCCAGAAACCCTGGAAAAACTGATCGCTACCCATAAAGAGCATCAAAATGCCGCAACTCTCCTTACGGCTCAATTACCGAACCCTCAAGGCTACGGACGAGTTTTTTGTGATGGCAAAAATCGAGTTAAACAAATTGTCGAACATCGAGACTGTACTGATGCTCAAAAGCAAAATCGTCGCGTTAATGCTGGGGTTTACTGCTTTAATTGGGAAAAGTTAGCAACAGTGCTGCCGAAATTGGAGGCAGAAAATGACCAGCAGGAATATTATTTGACTGATGTGGTGAAATATCTTAAGCCTGTGATGGCGGTTGATGTGGAAGATTATCGGGAAATTACTGGGATTAACGATCGCAAACAGTTGGCGGCTGCTCATGATATTTTGCAGATGCGGGTTAAGGATGCTTGGATGGCAGCCGGGGTGACGATGATCGATCCTGATAGCATTACGATTGATGATACTGTTCAGCTTGAAGCTGATGTAATTCTTGAACCGCAAACTCACTTACGTGGAAATACGGTTATTGCTTCTGGGAGTCGCATCGGTCCGGGTAGCTTGATCGAAAATAGTCGGATTGCGGAAAATGTGACGGTACTTTATTCGGTAGTTACCGACAGTGAAGTGGAAGCTGGTACGCGCATTGGTCCCTATGCACATTTGCGCGGTCATGTCAAGGTGGGAGAAGCTTGTCGCATTGGCAATTTTGTCGAATTGAAAAAGACAACTCTCGGACAAAAGACGAATGTTGCTCATTTATCCTATTTGGGAGATGCTACGCTGGGATCGGGTGTGAATATCGGTGCGGGAACGATAACTGCTAACTACGATGGTGTCAATAAGCATCCCACTCATATCGGTAATAATAGCAAAACAGGCTCGAATAGCGTTTTGGTTGCTCCTGTTAGTTTGGGAGAAAGCGTTACCATCGCCGCAGGTTCGATTATAACTGAAGATGTCCCCGATCGTGCTTTGGCGATCGCGCGATCGCGTCAATCGATCAAAAAAGGTTGGCGGTTAAAGAATAAGTAACTCATTAAGGCTACAAAAGTCAAGCAAACTTTTGTAGTCTTAAAATGAAGCAGAAACCACTTCAGCTAATTTTTCTTCCTGTGAATCGTATTTTACGCAATTAGCTATCAATCTCACTTTTTCAGTCCCACAAAGATAAATTTATCTGTCTGAGTTAGTTAGGTTTTCTAAGTATTTTACCCCTTTTTTTGTAACAAAATAGTAGGGATGAATAGATTCTAAAACCTCTTTAGTCTCTATTAGGTCAGCTTCTAGCAACCGATCTAATATAGAAATTAGAGTTCCTTCTTTTGTAATCGGATTATCTTCCATAATTAGTATTCGTTCAAGTCCATACCAACCTATACCTTTATTACCTTTCCTAGCTATTAGAGACAAAATATGTTCCATTTTACATAAAACAAAAAAAGCACCTCCTT carries:
- a CDS encoding tRNA (5-methylaminomethyl-2-thiouridine)(34)-methyltransferase MnmD, which gives rise to MSDPQAFPAQITADGSFTFFSPEFQESFHSRSGARWEAESKFVEPCQLREKAKNKEVLQVLDICYGLGYNSASALATIWEVNPKCKVELIGLERDPQVPQAAIAQQLLNQWDSPISQLLSELARKYQLETSLLEAKLLIGDARLTIQSLINLGFQAEAIFLDPFSPPKCPQLWTGDFLKLVSKCLKPTGILATYSCAASVRTALLLAGLEIAPTVAVGRNSPGTVASFKLENAPSLSEQEQEHLQTRASIPYRDPSLTDSATVIEQRRQQEQAASNKEPTSHWKKRWFNRS
- a CDS encoding response regulator — its product is MSNLSVVSLFSPLLKGNKASISKAESAKVLIVDDRPYSRMTVVAMLSAEDYEIIEAESGTVALEAAINSNPDLILLDLMMPQMDGIEVCRELKQNQQTQAIPVIFATVSQERRDRQIALDAGADDVLTKPLDRLQLLARMKTLIEQKRLKEDLSETERVLFSIARAIESRDSETPSREDPCAKLIAIAQGFGEFLHLSPAEIQDLMSAAHLHDIGKVGIPDSILLKKGELTAEERELVKQHVLIGEQICQPLRKLRGVLPIIRHHHERWDGSGYPDNLAGNDIPWLAQVFQMVDIYDALTRKRPYKKAYTSAQALEIITEETSNGWRNPVLADKFKLFVQTREQEENSVTRPSDLSVVPQFQQSFTTSRTNNLRVAFS
- the glmU gene encoding bifunctional UDP-N-acetylglucosamine diphosphorylase/glucosamine-1-phosphate N-acetyltransferase GlmU; its protein translation is MVAVAILAAGRGTRMKSDLPKVLHSLGGRSLVECALNSCLLVNPKKRLVIVGYQAERVKQALTHFDKIEFVEQTEQLGTGHAIQQLLPHLEGYTGDLLVLNGDVPLLRPETLEKLIATHKEHQNAATLLTAQLPNPQGYGRVFCDGKNRVKQIVEHRDCTDAQKQNRRVNAGVYCFNWEKLATVLPKLEAENDQQEYYLTDVVKYLKPVMAVDVEDYREITGINDRKQLAAAHDILQMRVKDAWMAAGVTMIDPDSITIDDTVQLEADVILEPQTHLRGNTVIASGSRIGPGSLIENSRIAENVTVLYSVVTDSEVEAGTRIGPYAHLRGHVKVGEACRIGNFVELKKTTLGQKTNVAHLSYLGDATLGSGVNIGAGTITANYDGVNKHPTHIGNNSKTGSNSVLVAPVSLGESVTIAAGSIITEDVPDRALAIARSRQSIKKGWRLKNK